In Leisingera sp. NJS204, the DNA window CAAAGGCCTCGGTGAAAGCCGGGCGGCAGTCCGGATAGATGAAGTGATCGCCGCCATGCACCGCCGTGGCCACGGCCTCATCGCCATTGGCGGCAGCGATGCCATAGGCGATGGTCAGCATGATGGCGTTGCGGTTCGGCACCACGGTAACCTTCATGGAGTCTTCTTCGTAATGGCCGTCCGGCACGTCGATATCATCGGTCAGGGCCGAGCCGGAAAGGGCTGCGCCGATACTGCGCATGTCGATGATGTCATGCGGCACGCCAAGCCGCACAGCGGCGGCGGCGGCATAGTCGAGCTCCTTCTTGTGGCGCTGGCCGTAATCAAAGGAGACAAGACGGGTCAGCTGATGTTCATCAGCAACCATATGGGCAAGCGAAACGGAATCCAGCCCGCCCGAGCAGATAACGATAGTCTTCATTTTTGTACCCTTGTTTTGGTGACCGGGTAGGCTGCGACCGGTGCGGCGCATATAGCTGTGCATGGCTTAACGCGCAAGAGGCGGGCGGATAGCGCACTTTTTGCAGGTGATGTTGGAGATTTTTGAAAATGTCTTTCGCGCCCTCCCAAGGTCAGGCGCGGGCCTCATGTTGGCGCTATACAGGAGGCAGTTCACCCTCCAGCCACTCCAGAAACGCCCGCGTCGCCGGAGTGCTGGCATGGCTGGGGGGCGGCATCAGGAAATAGTTCTCCAGCAATTCCGCTGAATGCCCGCTGGGTTTGACCAATTGGCCGCTTTCCAGCAGCCCGCCGGCCAGCGTGTCGTGCGACATGGAGATACCGGCGCCATTCACCGCCGCTGTCATGGCGATCACGTAGGTGGAGGCCAGATTGATCTCGTGATTGCGTTCAAACATGCGCCCTTGCGACTTGAACCACGCCCCCCAAGAGCCTGTCACACCGCCGCAATCCAGCAGGGTCCCGGTTTCGAAATCAACTTTTCCGTCCTGATAACCCGGCGCGCAGACAGGGTAGAACCGGTCCCGCGTCAGCCGGACGGCGGCGGCGGACATGTCGGCAGGACGGCCAAAACGGATCTCGGTGCCTGCATTGGCGGCATGACGTTCGGGATCCCAGATCGGGGTCACGATGTTCAGTACCAGCCAGGGGAACTTTTCGTACAGACGAGGCAGGCGGGGGGACAGCCAGAACACCGAAAAGGCCATATTGCACTGCAAAACCAAGTGCCGCCCCTGATCGCCGCCGGTGAAAGCCTGCGTTCCGGCTGCAATCAGGTCAAAGGCCTCGCGCACGATGGGCGTGTAATTGGCGCCGGCTTCGGAAAGTTCCAGCGCGCGGGTTTTGCGGATGAACAGCTCGCGGCCCAGAAAGGTCTCCAGGCTGCGCACATGCTGGCTGATTGCCGATTGCGTCAGGTTCAGCTCACCTGCGGCACGGGTGAAGGACAGATGCCGCGCGCTGGCCTCAAATGCGCGCAGCCAAGTGAGCGGGGGCAGCGAAGAAGAGGGTGAGACAGGAGAAGACACGGACGCACGACCTATGCATTAATTCAATTAATGCATTAGCGCTGAATCAATCATTTGTCAGCCGGCAATTCTGCTGGCACCACTTGTGCATCAACACTATCGGAGGCGTCAGAATGAACAAGCAAGCGGATCTCAGCCCGAACCTCACCCATTGGCAGGAGCGCGTCGATATGGCTGCTGCGTTCCGCTGGACGGCCAAGCTGGACATGCATGAGGCGGTGGCCAACCACTTCAGCCTGGCGGTGAGCGAGGACGGCAGCCAGTTTCTGATGAACCCCAATCAGGTGCATTTTGCCCGGGTCAAAGCCTCGGATCTGTTGCTGCTGGATGCCAATGACCCCAAGACGATGGACCGCCCCGATGCGCCGGACCCGACCGCCTGGGGGCTGCACGGCTCGATCCACCGCCTGTGTCCCCATGCGCGCTGCGTGATGCACGTGCATTCGATCCACGCCACTGTGCTGGCCTGCCTGGCCGACAGCACCCTGCCGCCGATCGACCAGAACACAGCAACCTTCTACAACCGCTATGTGATAGACAACGGCTTTGGCGGCTTGGCGTTTGACGACGAGGGCGCGCGCTGCGCGTCGATGCTGACCGACCCCAAGGTCAAGACCATGATCATGGGCAACCACGGGGTGCTGATCATTGGGGACAGTGCCGCGGACACTTTCAACCGGCTCTATTATTTCGAGCGTGCCGCAGAGACCTATATCCGGGCGCTGCAAACCGGCCAGAAACTGCGGGTGCTGAGCGATGAAGTCGCCGAGAAAACTGCGCAGGAGCTGGAGGATTACCCCGACCAGGCCGAACGCCACCTGGCCGAGTTGAAAGCGATCCTCGACGACGAAGGCTCCAATTACGCGAGCTAAGGCAGGCCTCCCCATGCAGGCAATGAAGCCACGGTCAGTTCAGCGGACTGCCCGGAGGGTTGCTGCACCCGTCAGACACATCACTTCAGCCATCCAGAAGGTTACAGATGCCGGATTACATCCCCACAAATGCCGCGTCTTCCGGGGTGAAACTCGACAAGAAAACGCTGAAATCCATCGCTGCCCGCAGCGATAAGCCCGGCCTGATCTATATCGCTCAATGGGTTGCTTTTCTGTCGGCCACCGGCGCGCTGGTCTGGGCAACGCTCGGCACGCTCTGGGTCTGGCCCGCAATGCTGCTGCACGGCATCTTCCTGACCGTGCCGGCCTATTCCTTCAGCCATGAAACCGCGCACGGCACCGCCTTCCGCAGCCGCTGGCTGAACGAGGCAGTGCTGTGGGTCACCTCGTTCCTCTACATGGAGGAGCCGCTGCACCGCCGCTACACCCACACCAACCACCACACCCATACCTGGTGGGTGGGCAAAGACAGCCAGATGCCGTTCGACACGCCGATGGGCTTTGGCGGCTGGCTGGCCGAGATCAGCGGCTTTGCCCTGCTGCGCTTCCACATGCAGGTGTTCGTGTGTCTGGCAGCGGGCCGCTACACCGACACGATGAAGATGGTCACGCCCGAAGGCGGGTTTGCCAAGATGACCCGCAACGCGCGCATTATGCTGATGATCTATGCGCTGATCGCCGCAGCGCCGTTTTTTGGCATCTGGTGGGTGGTCTGGTTCCTGGTGATCCCGCGCATCCTGGGGGCTCCCGTCATGCTGCTGTTCACCCTGATCCAGCACGTGGAGCTGCAGGAGAATTCGCCATCGATACTGGAGAGCACCCGGTCGTTCCGCAGCAACCGGCTGGCTGAATTCCTCTATATGAAGATGAACAACCACGTCGAACACCATCTGTATCCGCAGGTGCCGTTCCACGCGCTGCCCAAACTGGCCGAGGCGTTGCAGGATCAGCTGCCGCAGCCGGATCCGGGCTTCTGCAAGACCAATCTTGAGGTGATGTCGGTGGTGCTGCGCCGCTCACTGGGGCGCCAGACCAAGGCCGCCAGCATCCGCCAGGCGCCGCATATGATCACCGGGGGCGGCCCGGTGGAACGTGTCGCGCAGCGGACAATGTGAGTTAGGCCGGAAAATACCAATCAGGAGCCACAGCATGAGCCAATGGATAGACGCCTGCGCCACCGATGACATCGACGAGGAAGACCTGATCTCCTGGCAGCATGGCGGCAAATCATACGCGATCTACAACACCAAAAAGGGGTTCTTTGCCTCGGATCTGATCTGCACCCATGAAGAGCAGAGCCTGGAGGACGGGCTGGTGATTGATTGCGTCATCGAATGCCCGCTGCATGGCGGCCGGTTTGATATCTGCACCGGCAAGGCGTTGTCGGCACCGGTGCATAAAGATCTTAATACCTATCCTGTCAGGGTCGAGGGCGGCCGGGTGTTTGTGGAAACCGGCTGACAGCTTCCTCCCCCGGAGTGTCAGCTGCTGGCGGCCCTTCGGGGCCGCTTTTCCCCTCTTCTTTCACTGGCTTGCCATCTGATCCTGATCAAGGCGGGAGCACTCGCGAATCCCTATGCCTGATCTCAAAGAGACACGACAGGCTTAGGAGAGACCTCATGTTGCGCCTTGCATCCGTTCTATATTCGCTGATTGGTTCCAGCCTGGCAGGCGTCGGCGTCATCGCGGTTCTGGTCGCAGGGCTGGTGTCGACCCAGGCCATTCTGGCCTCGGCGGCCATTGGTGCGATTGCCGGGTTGCCGGTGGCCTGGCTGGTGGCCAAACAGCTTTATGCCCGCGGCGCCTAGGCGTTCAGGAACACCCGCGCGGCGGCTTCGAACTCGCGCGGCTTTTCGGCGTGCAGCCAATGGCCCGCACCGGGCAATTTGGCAAAGCGGGCGGCGGGAAAGCGCGCACGGATCTCGTCGCGGTGTTCGGGCAGCACGTAGTCCGATTCAGCCCCGGACAGGAACAGCGCAGGCCCCTCCCACGCGGCATCCGTGTCAGGGAAGGACATGATGTCCGGCATCTGATCCGCCAGCGTGTCCAGGTTCAGTTTCCAGCGCTTGTTCGGAATATCCAGCGATTGGGTGAAAAAGCTTTGCAGTGCAGGTTCCACCCCTGCCTCGGCCAGTTGCGCCGCGGCCTCCGGGCGGCGCGCAACTGTCTCCAGGTCGACCGTGCGCATGGCGTGGATGTATTGAATCTGGGTATGGCCATAGGCAACCGGCGCGATGTCGGCAACCACCAGGCGGTGTACCGCATCAGGGTGGTTAAGAGCCAGCGTCATTGCCGCCTTGCCGCCCATTGAATGTCCGATCACATCCATCCTGCCGCCATGCGCGGCAATCACTTCGGCCAGGTCTTCGGCCAGTTCAGGATAGCTGTGGCTTTCGGTCCGCGGGCTGTCGCCGTGGTTGCGCATATCCGCCGCAACCACCAGCCGCTCATCCGACAGGCGTTTGGCAATAACACCCCAGTTCCGGGCCGAGCCGTAAAGACCGTGGGCAATCAGCAGCGGGGTTTTGTTTGTGGCGGTGCCATGTGTGATCGTGTTCAGCATAAGCTCTAGATACCCGCGCAGGCAAAGGCTTGCCACCCCCATTGAGACAGCCGCAGGCGCAGGTTAGGGTGGCGGTGAACAGCAGCTGAGGGAGAGTGCCGGAATGGCCGCCAGCCTGGACCAGGATATCGAGGACATCCGTACGTTGCTGAAGGAGCGCGAACAGGCCTCCGGCGATCTGGCCGCGGCATTGAAGCGGGCGCGCCGCCGCCTGCCGCGCCGGGTCTATAAACAGGGCATGAAACTCGCCGATGCGCTGCCGATGCTGGAACACCCCAAGCTGCGGCCGACTGTTGACGAAAAACCGCTGCGCGGCGCCGCACGCGAAGTGAAGGCGCATTTGCAGAAAATCGACCTGGCAGACCGGCGCAAGGGCTTTTGGCTGGGGGTGCTGGGCAGTGCGGCGTTTTCCCTTCTGGTGGTGCTGATCCTGCTGGTCGTTGTGTTGCGCTGGCGCGGTCTGATCTGATTTCCCGCTTTACCCCGCCGCTGCCTTCGGTATTTTGAACGTGGTTCAAGATGAAGGCGAGGCGCCATGGCAGGCAAAGTAGAAGCGCGCAAGGCGGCGCTGCGGGAAAAACTGGTGGAAGCGGCAGAGATCCGCATTGCCCGTGACGGGGCAGGGGCGTTGCGCGCCCGTGATCTGGCGCAGGATGCGGGCTGTGCGCTGGGGGCGATCTACAACGCATTCGACGATTTGAACGCCATCATAATGGCGGTGAACGGCCGCACCTTCCGCAGGCTTGGGGCCGCTGTCAGGGCATCGGTGGAACACGCCGCCGCGGAGCCGCCCGCCAGCCGCCTGATCCTGATGAGCAACGCCTACCTGCACTTTGCCATCGCGAACACCAACCTGTGGCGGGCGCTGTTTGATTTGCAGATGACCGCAGAGGGGCCAGTGCCCGGCTGGTATCTGGAGGCGCTGGAGGGGCTCTTTGCCAATATCGCCCGGCCAGTGGGGGAGCTGTTCCCGGGGATGGGCGCAGAGGAGACCGGCCTGATGGTGCGGGCGCTGTTTTCTTCTGTTCATGGCATTGTGCTGTTGGGGCTGGAGCGGCGTATTTCGGGGGTGCCTCCCCATCAGATCGAAACGATGATTGCCCAGGTGCTCAATCAAATCGGCAGTAAGTGAATTTTTGAACGACGTTCAAAATAGTTCTTGAACAGCGTTCAGGATTGTGCGATCACTCTTCCTGTGAACGATGTTCAAGATGGAGGAAGAGATGTTCGCCACTCTGAAGACCCTGATCACCGGTGCCAATGCCCGGGCCGAGGAACAGCTGCGGGAGACCTATTCGATCGAGCTGATCACCCAAAAGATCCGCGAGGCCGAAGGCAATCTGAAGGCGGCCAAGCTGACCTTGGCCAGCCTGATCCAACGCCAGCGCGCTGAGTTGCGCCAGATCGAGACCCTGCAAACCCGTGTGCACGACCTGATGGCACGGGCCGGCGAAGCGCTGGAAGGCGGGCGCGAGGATCTGGCGCAAAGCGCAGCCCAGGCAGTTGCCGAGATGGAGAACGAGCTGACAGTCCGCCGCCAGACCCTGGACCGGCTGGACACAAGGATCTTGCAATTGCGCCAGTCGGTGGAAACCGCCAGCCGCCGCATCACCGACCTGAAGCAGGGCGCCATTGCCGCCCGTGCTACCCGGCGCGAACAGGACATCCAGCGCCGCCTGCGCCGCCACACCGGCGGTGACAGCCCGGCTGAGGAGGCCGAGGCGCTGATCAGCGAAGTCCTGCAGCGCGATGACCCGTTTGAGCAGGGCGAGATCCTGCGTGAAATCGACGGCGAGCTGAACAGCAGCTCCATCGCCGATGATCTGGCGGACGCCGGTTTCGGCCCCCGCAGCCGCAGCACCGCCGCCGATGTGCTGAACCGGCTGAAAGCCAAAGACTGACCGGGCACAGCCCAGGCATCTCCCGGACCGCCGGGCAACCTCAAGAAATTTTTGAATACTGGAGCAAAGACATGTTTACCGACAGCACTGACAACAAACTGATTATCCTGCTGAACGTCGCCGGCGTCGCCATCGCCTATGCGATGCTGGGGGTGTCGCTGTGGCTTTCCACCGAAGTACCGCTTGCCACCAAAGGCTATTGGGGCATGGGCGTGCTCTTGCTGACGCTCAGCTTGATCAACGTGGTGAAGTACCGGTTCGATCATCGCTCCAGCGAAGACCGCATCCGCAAGATCGAAGATGCCCGCAACGAAAAGCTGCTGGAAGACGCGCTTTTGGACGCGAAACAGGATCTTTGATCCGCAATAAGTGAAACAGGCCCGGCGCCCGCCATTTATTGGCGGGCGTTTGCCGTGCCGCCGTATTCAGCCAGCCGGCTTTTGCCACTCCATCAGGTAGAGATAGGGAGCCCGGTTGTAGCTGTCCGCCCGCTCGCCGCCCGTCGCCATGGGTTCGTCAAAATGGGTCAGCTGCAGCCCTGCGTTCAGCAATGCTTGCATGTAGAACGCCTGCGGCCGGTGCCAGTTCTTTATCCGCATCCCATTCCATTCGCCCCAATGGTGGTGTTCTTCGAAATAGCGGTCGATGCACATATTCGCCGCGCCGTCCTGATCACGTGTCCAGCCTCCGCCTTTGGATTGCGAGGCTGTGATCCAGCTGTTGAGGTTGGCAATCAGCAGATGACCTCCCGGCGCCAGCACCCGCGTCATCTCGGCGATTGCACGTTTCGTGTCTGGAATGTCGATCAGTGTCAAATAGCTGACTACGATGTCGAAACTGGCGTCTGCAAATGGCAGAGCTTCTGCAGTACCTTTTACAAACCTCTGATCAGACAGGGCTTCCGCATGCCGGAGGAGGGCATCTGTCGGATCCAACCCGGTTACGTTTCCTGCGAAGGGCGCGAGCATCCGGCAAAACCGGCCCTCGCCGCACCCCACGTCGAGAATGCGCGGGCTTGGCCGGAGACGCACACGGTTCAGCATCGGGTGATCCAGAACATGTTGCCGGCTGAAGTCGCCGCTTACCCCCATCAGTGTGATCCAGGCGTCAGCAGAGGCCTGCCATCCATTGTCCATCACAGGCTCTCCCATACTGCATACGCGAAAGGGGAGTAGTGGTGGCTGACAGGCTTGCCGTCAATAAGAAACGCCGCGGCATTTGAGCCGCGGCGTTTGGTTTTTTTATGTTTTTCAGTCTCTTACAGGTTCGGGTACAGCGGGAATCTGGCGCAGAGATCCGCGACCTTGGCGCGCACCGCCGCTTCCACATCCGCATTGCCGTCTTCACCGTTGGCGGCCAGCCCGTCGATCACCTCGATGATCAGATCGGCGATCTGGCGGAACTCAGCTTCGCCGAAGCCGCGGGTGGTGCCGGCCGGGGTCCCGAGGCGCAGGCCCGAGGTCACGGTGGGCTTTTCCGGGTCGAACGGGATGCCGTTCTTGTTGGTGGTGATATGGGCCCGCCCCAGCGCCTTGTCGGCGATGTTGCCGGTCACGCCTTTGGGACGCAGATCGACCAGCATCACATGGGTATCGGTGCCGCCGGTGACGATGTCCAGCCCGCCCTGGATCAGCTGGTCTGCCAGCGCCGCCGCGTTTGCCTTGACCTGCTTCTGGTAGGTCTTGAACTCAGGCTTCAGCGCCTCGCCAAAGGCCGCCGCCTTGCCTGCGATCACATGCATCAGCGGGCCGCCCTGGATGCCGGGGAAAATAGCCGAGTTCACTTTCTTGGCAATCGCCTCGTCATTGGTCACGATCATGCCGCCGCGCGGGCCGCGCAGGGTTTTATGGGTGGTGGTGGTGGCCACATGCGCATGCGGGAACGGCGAGGGGTGCTCACCGGCGGCGATCAGGCCCGCGATATGGGCCATGTCGACCATGAAATAGGCGCCGACGCTGTCGGCGATTTCACGGAACTTGGCAAAGTCGATCTGGCGCGGGATGGCGGAGCCGCCGGCGATGATCAGCTTGGGCTGGTGCTCGGTGGCCAGCGCCTGGATCTGGTCGTAGTCGATCAGGTTGTCGCTTTCGCGCACGCCGTAATGCACCGCGTTGAACCACTTGCCCGACTGGTTGGGACGCGCGCCATGGGTCAGGTGGCCACCGGAGGCCAGATCCATGCCGAGGATGGTATCGCCGGGCTGGATCAGCGCCTGGAACACGCCCTGGTTGGCCTGGCTGCCGGAGTTCGGCTGCACATTGGCAAACTCACAGCCGAACAGTGCCTTGGCGCGGTCGATGGCCAGGTTTTCAGCCACGTCCACATACTGGCAGCCGCCGTAATACCGGCGCCCCGGATAGCCTTCGGCATATTTGTTGGTCAGCACAGAGCCTTGCGCTTCCATCACCGCCGCCGAGACGATGTTCTCGGAGGCAATCAGCTCGATCTCGTCGCGCTGGCGGCCCAGCTCGGCGGTGATCGACGCATAAAGCTCAGGGTCGCGCTCGGAGAGGGTTTGGGTGAAAAAGCCGGGGTCACGGGTCGCTTCAGTCATAGTGGCTCCGTTGGAGTAAGGATCAGAACTGAGGGATTTCCTATCGGAAACTTCCTTGCGCAGGAAGCCTGTAAAGCGACATTTCCCTGCGACAGAACGGCAACTATGGTCTTTGCCGGAAAGCTGTGATTGTTTCGGAACCAGATGCCTAACACCGGAAACAGATTTCATGAGTTTGAGAATCGCCTTTCTGGCCAGTGAGGCCGAAATTGCGCAACAGGCCCTGGGCACTCTGCGTAACAGATACGGGCATGTGCCGCCCGCCGAAGCCGGTATTGTTGTGGCCCTGGGCGGTGACGGTTTCATGCTGCGCACATTGCTTGCGATGGTGGATCATCCGGCGCCGGTTTACGGGATGAACCGCGGCACCGTTGGCTTTCTGATGAATGAGTACCGTGAAGACGGGCTGATCGAGCGGCTTGAAGAAGCCGTGCAGGAAATCATCAATCCGCTGTCGATGACCGCAATGGACCGCCGCGGCGCGGTGCATAAGGCGCTGGCCATCAACGAAGTGTCTCTGCTGCGGGCAGGACCGCAGGCGGCACGGCTCAGAGTATCCGTGGACGGGCGCGTGCGGATGGACGAACTGGTCTGCGATGGCGCCTTGGTCTCCACCCCTGCGGGCTCCACTGCCTATAATTATTCTGCCCATGGCCCGATCCTGCCGATCGGGGCGGATGTGCTGGCGCTGACGGCGATTGCCGCTTTCCGGCCGCGGCGCTGGCGCGGAGCGCTTTTGCCTAGCAACGCTATGGTGCGCTTTGATGTGCTGGAGGCCGGCAAACGCCCGGTGATGGCTGACGCGGATTCGAATTCGGTGGCCGATATTGATTGGGTCGAGATCCGCACTGATCCGCAAATACGCCATAAAATCCTGTTCGATCCGGGTCATGGCCTGGAAGAAAGGCTTATATCCGAGCAGTTTACGTAACCGTTTAACGAAGAGTTCACGGATTTGTGAACATCCCGGTAACGATTATATGCGATGGTTTACCCACAGGCGGACGTGGGTGGTAATTGCCCAAGGGCAGAATGCCATAGAGCCGTACCGGCGTGTTTTGTACGTTCCTGTTTATTTAGTTACCTGCCGGTCATGCCTACGAAACCTGCGCCAGAACGCCAGGTTCGCTGAATGCGGCGAGGCGACCGCTGTTTGTAGTGAGTGATCTCGGTATGGAAGTTCCCCGGGGGCGGTTCAGTCCGTTCCCCGGGACCATTCGCAAAACGAGCGTGAACAGGCAAGACGGGCGTGAACAGGCTGTGCGAGAATAGGCTGTACGTGAAGATGCATACACCCGCCATTGCGCCCATCCGGACTATTTCTGGGCGATCTCCAATTTGAACCTTTGGGACCCGCTGATGCTGCCGTTTGCCGGCTGACTGTGAAATCAGGCGCTTCCGCCCGCCTGTATCTGGTCCCACAGCGGCAGGCACATGCGGCCTGCGCGGGCTTCAATCGCGGCGCAGGCGTCCACTGCCAGATCCTCGCGCCAGCGGCGGGCGGCGATCTGCACATTGATCGGCTGCGGCCCCTTGGGCAGCTGCGCCAGCCGGGCGGGGACCGAGGCGGCAGGCAGGCCGAGGAAGTTCATCGCATAGGAATAAACTGCGCAGCCGAGCACCTCATGCACGCCTTCGGCGCCTTCGGTGTCGCGGTCCGGCTTGAAAAAGGGCTGCGGCAGGAACGGCGACAAGACCAGCGGGTATTCTTCCATGAACAGGGACCATTGCCGCGCGTAATGGGTGCGCGCGGCCATCATTCGCAGCAGCTCATCGCCGGCAAAGGGCGGGAACTCCTGGAAATATACGGCAAAGATGTCGCGCACGGTCTGGGAGCCTGCCGCGTCCACGTCATCCTTCATCAGCGCATGGACCTCGCCCATCAATGCGCGGTAACCGTTGCGCCCGGCCTCGAACACATTGGGCGGTTCCGCTTCCTCCACCAAATAGCCTGCGTCGGTCAGCGCCGAGCGGGCAAAATCCAGCGCGGCCTCGACTTCGGGGTGCAGATCATAGCCATGGGTGTTCTTGGTGAATGCGACCTTGACCGGGCCGCTCACCGCTTTGCCAAACCACGGTACCGGCACATGGAAGGGGTCGCGCGGGTCTGCGGCAATCAGGGAGGGCATTGACAGATGCAGGTCTTCTGCCGAACGGGCAATCAGCCCTTGCACTGACATCAGCTGCGCCAGCAGCCCGCGTTCGGCGGATTGGCTGGGGTTCCAGGCCGGCACCCGGCCCAGGCCAGGCTTCACTGTTACCGCGCCATTGGCGGCCGCTGGAAAGCGCAAGGATCCGCCTATGTCATTGCCATGCGCCAGCGCGCCGATCCCGGCCATCACCGCAGCCCCTGCGCCGCCGGAGGAGCCGCCCGGCGAGATATGCCGCCCCCAAGGGTTATAGGTGCGGCCATGCAGCGGATTGTCGGTATCGGCCCGGAAGGAAAACTCCGGCGTATTTGTCCGCCCGATCACCACCGCCCCGGCCTTTTGCAGGTTTTCCACCACCGGGGCGTCTGCAGGCGCTATCAAATCCTTCAGCGCCGGGACGCCGTTGGAGGTGGCATGGCCCGTTTGATCCACGTTGATCTTGATGGTGACCGGCACGCCATGCAGCGGGCCGGGAACAGCACCGCCTGCGCGTTCCGTGTCGAGCGCGCGGGCGCGCTCCAGTGCCTCGGCGCTCAGGTCTTCAACCACGGCATTCAGCGCCGGGTTCACCGCGTTCATCCGGTCAATGGAGGCTTGCACGGCATCTTCGGCGCTCAGGTCTCCGGTGCGGGTCCGTTTTGTCAGTTCCGTTGCACTCAGGCGCCATAGATCCGGTTTTGTCATGCTCAAGCCTCCCTGGCCGCAGCCTAGGAGGGCAGGGCTGAGTTGCAAGGGAAACCGGGCGGAAAAGGGCCGGAATTCTGCAAGAACTCCACCGAGGTTCAGGACCTGTCAGGTTTGTCTGTCAGCGTGACAGATCGCATATGAGCGCGCGATGGCACGTCTGGAAATTGTTTCCCCAAGCCCATGGCGGGCGGCGCGACACGATAAGCGCAGTTGAAAGCGGCAAAGCCTGATCAAAACCATGCTGGGCGGAATGCAGGATCAGCGGCGCACGGCGAGGCGGCGCGGCAGATGCCAGAAGGCCGTTTCTGTGTCATGGGTCTTGCCGCAGGGGGTGATTCCCTGATTGCAGCCGCCATATCCGGGGGGGGAATTTGCAGATTTGCAATTCTGGCGGGGCTTTCCTGAATATTCTCCTGCAAAGACCTGTTTGCAAAGTGGTTTGGGTGCAAACCGCAAACCATGTGTAAATTTTGTGAATTCAGGCTGTCTGCCTGTTCGGAACCTGTAAATTTATTGACCAACCTTGCGTGCAGGGGCAGCAAAACTTGCCCGTTTGCCGCTTTCTCGCCTAGGCAAAGAGCAGGAGGAGACGATCACTATGGGATATCAGGATATTTATGCCGGCTGGAAACAGGACCCGGAACGGTTTTGGATGGAGGCCGCACAGGCGATCAACTGGGATGAAGCCCCGAAACAGGCGCTGTTAGATAAGGGTGATGGCCTTTATGAATGGTTTTCCGATGCCAAGGTGAACACCTGCTACAACGCCGTTGACCGCCATGTGGAACAGGGCCGCGGCGAACAGACCGCGATCATCTATGACAGCCCGGTCACCCATACCAAGCGTGAAATCTCCTATGTCGAGCTGCGCAACCGGGTCGCCACACTGGCCGGTGCGCTGCGTGCGAAAGGCATCGAAAAGGGCGACCGGGTCATCATCTATATGCCGATGATCCCAGAAGCGCTGGAGGCGATGCTGGCCTGCGCACGCATCGGGGCTGTGCATTCGGTGGTGTTCGGCGGCTTTGCCTCCAACGAGCTGGCGGTGCGGATCGACGATGCCAAGCCCAAGGCGATCATCGCCGCGTCCTGCGGGATCGAGCCGGGCCGCACCGTGCATTACAAACCGCTGCTGGATGGCGCCATCGACCTGTCTGAGCACAAGCCGGAATTCTGCGTGATCTTTCAGCGCGAACAGGAAGTGGCGGATCTGATCCCGGGCCGCGACGTGAACTGGCACGGGTTCCAATACGGTGTGGAACCCGCCGAATGTGTGCCCGTCGAGGGCAACCACCCCTCCTATATCCTCTACACCTCCGGCACCACCGGCCAGCCCAAAGGCGTGATCCGTCATACCGCGGGCCAGCTGGTGGCGCTGAACTGGACGATGAAAAACATCTACAACGTCGATCCGGGCGATGTGTTCTGGGCGGCGTCGGATGTGGGCTGGGTCGTTGGGCACAGCTACATCTGCTATGCGCCGCTGATCCATGGCAACACCA includes these proteins:
- a CDS encoding PspA/IM30 family protein, with translation MFATLKTLITGANARAEEQLRETYSIELITQKIREAEGNLKAAKLTLASLIQRQRAELRQIETLQTRVHDLMARAGEALEGGREDLAQSAAQAVAEMENELTVRRQTLDRLDTRILQLRQSVETASRRITDLKQGAIAARATRREQDIQRRLRRHTGGDSPAEEAEALISEVLQRDDPFEQGEILREIDGELNSSSIADDLADAGFGPRSRSTAADVLNRLKAKD
- a CDS encoding alpha/beta fold hydrolase; the protein is MLNTITHGTATNKTPLLIAHGLYGSARNWGVIAKRLSDERLVVAADMRNHGDSPRTESHSYPELAEDLAEVIAAHGGRMDVIGHSMGGKAAMTLALNHPDAVHRLVVADIAPVAYGHTQIQYIHAMRTVDLETVARRPEAAAQLAEAGVEPALQSFFTQSLDIPNKRWKLNLDTLADQMPDIMSFPDTDAAWEGPALFLSGAESDYVLPEHRDEIRARFPAARFAKLPGAGHWLHAEKPREFEAAARVFLNA
- a CDS encoding LysR family transcriptional regulator → MSSPVSPSSSLPPLTWLRAFEASARHLSFTRAAGELNLTQSAISQHVRSLETFLGRELFIRKTRALELSEAGANYTPIVREAFDLIAAGTQAFTGGDQGRHLVLQCNMAFSVFWLSPRLPRLYEKFPWLVLNIVTPIWDPERHAANAGTEIRFGRPADMSAAAVRLTRDRFYPVCAPGYQDGKVDFETGTLLDCGGVTGSWGAWFKSQGRMFERNHEINLASTYVIAMTAAVNGAGISMSHDTLAGGLLESGQLVKPSGHSAELLENYFLMPPPSHASTPATRAFLEWLEGELPPV
- a CDS encoding fatty acid desaturase, producing MPDYIPTNAASSGVKLDKKTLKSIAARSDKPGLIYIAQWVAFLSATGALVWATLGTLWVWPAMLLHGIFLTVPAYSFSHETAHGTAFRSRWLNEAVLWVTSFLYMEEPLHRRYTHTNHHTHTWWVGKDSQMPFDTPMGFGGWLAEISGFALLRFHMQVFVCLAAGRYTDTMKMVTPEGGFAKMTRNARIMLMIYALIAAAPFFGIWWVVWFLVIPRILGAPVMLLFTLIQHVELQENSPSILESTRSFRSNRLAEFLYMKMNNHVEHHLYPQVPFHALPKLAEALQDQLPQPDPGFCKTNLEVMSVVLRRSLGRQTKAASIRQAPHMITGGGPVERVAQRTM
- a CDS encoding TetR/AcrR family transcriptional regulator, with the protein product MAGKVEARKAALREKLVEAAEIRIARDGAGALRARDLAQDAGCALGAIYNAFDDLNAIIMAVNGRTFRRLGAAVRASVEHAAAEPPASRLILMSNAYLHFAIANTNLWRALFDLQMTAEGPVPGWYLEALEGLFANIARPVGELFPGMGAEETGLMVRALFSSVHGIVLLGLERRISGVPPHQIETMIAQVLNQIGSK
- a CDS encoding class II aldolase and adducin N-terminal domain-containing protein, giving the protein MNKQADLSPNLTHWQERVDMAAAFRWTAKLDMHEAVANHFSLAVSEDGSQFLMNPNQVHFARVKASDLLLLDANDPKTMDRPDAPDPTAWGLHGSIHRLCPHARCVMHVHSIHATVLACLADSTLPPIDQNTATFYNRYVIDNGFGGLAFDDEGARCASMLTDPKVKTMIMGNHGVLIIGDSAADTFNRLYYFERAAETYIRALQTGQKLRVLSDEVAEKTAQELEDYPDQAERHLAELKAILDDEGSNYAS
- a CDS encoding non-heme iron oxygenase ferredoxin subunit, producing the protein MSQWIDACATDDIDEEDLISWQHGGKSYAIYNTKKGFFASDLICTHEEQSLEDGLVIDCVIECPLHGGRFDICTGKALSAPVHKDLNTYPVRVEGGRVFVETG
- the queC gene encoding 7-cyano-7-deazaguanine synthase QueC encodes the protein MKTIVICSGGLDSVSLAHMVADEHQLTRLVSFDYGQRHKKELDYAAAAAVRLGVPHDIIDMRSIGAALSGSALTDDIDVPDGHYEEDSMKVTVVPNRNAIMLTIAYGIAAANGDEAVATAVHGGDHFIYPDCRPAFTEAFDAMQRAALDGYADVRLYTPFVHRSKADIVTAGAKHNTPFADTWSCYKGGEKHCGRCGTCVERREAFHLAGAEDPTDYADPDFWQQAIAAKDGA